The DNA segment CCGCGCCAAGGACCTGATCAAGAGCGGAGGGGAATGGATTTCCAGTGTGGACCTGGAAAACGCCCTGATGGGCCATCCATCCCTTGCCGAAGCTGCAGTGATTGCAGCGCCCCACCCCAAATGGGAAGAGCGCCCTCTCGGGGTGCTGGTGGTCCGACCCGGCCATGACCAGCCTTCCAAAGAAGACCTGGATGCCTTCCTGATCGGGAAGTTTGCCAAATGGTGGTTGCCAGATGCTTACGTGTTTGTGCAGGAGATTCCCAGAACCACAGTCGGGAAATTCCTCAAACGCGCATTGCGGGATCAATTCAAGGACTTTAAACTGGAAGGGTAATGCCACTTTTCCCTTGTGTTTGCACAGCAGAAGACCTTTGGGTCCTCTGCTGTTTTTCTGTTGGTTTTGATGCCCTCCTGTTTCACGTGAAACATCAGAAGGCCCTCTGATGCCTGTGGTCTGGCTGTGTCTGGATGGGATTGGCCATCCCGAAGCTGCTCCAGTTGGAAGCTGCTGGGAGCAGGATTTGCCTGCTTTGTTGCCGCTGATCCAGGCTGGACAGAAAGTCGACGCCACCCTGGGTGTAGCAGGCTTGCCCCAATCTGGAACCGGACAGACCAGCATCATCACAGGCATCAATGGTGCAAAACACATGGACCGTCATTATGGACCTGTTCCTGGTCCTACCCTGAGGGCCGTGATCAGGGAGCATGGAACGCCAGGGCAACTGGTGCAGGCAGGAGGCAGTTTTAAACTGCTCAATTTCTATCCGTCCACCTACGCCCCTCCTGCAGGCAAGCATGGAGCCATTGTGCAGGCGGTACTGGATGCTGGAGAGGTGCGCAACCCAGCCGGTTTTCCCGGGATTCGCACCACCCTGGGACTGAATTTTGAGCCTCCGTATGCCCCTTATCTTTCATTGCAGGAAGTGAGACAGTGGGGAAGACAGGCAGCCCAGGCTGCAGAGCAGCTGGATCTGGTGTTGCTGGATTTGTGGTTCAGCGATTTTCTGGGGCATGCCCAGGATGTTATGGCTGCCAGAAATTACCTGCTGCATCTGAATGCTTTTCTGGAAGGTCTGCTGGAGCAGGAGGTCAAAATCATCATGACCTCAGACCACGGCAACATGGAAGACACCACCATCAAAACCCACACCTTTGCTCAGGTGCCGTTTGTCGCCCATGGATTTTCAGCAAGCCCAGTGAAGGACATTGCAGCGGCAGGAGCAGAAATCAAAAAACTGCTCGGGTTAACGAGCAGCCAGGGATGAAGCAGGGGTTCTCTTTCTTTTCTTGATGGGTTTGATGTACCCGTAGTGCTGGTAATACCCGTCCCGCTG comes from the Deinococcus roseus genome and includes:
- a CDS encoding metalloenzyme domain protein, whose amino-acid sequence is MPVVWLCLDGIGHPEAAPVGSCWEQDLPALLPLIQAGQKVDATLGVAGLPQSGTGQTSIITGINGAKHMDRHYGPVPGPTLRAVIREHGTPGQLVQAGGSFKLLNFYPSTYAPPAGKHGAIVQAVLDAGEVRNPAGFPGIRTTLGLNFEPPYAPYLSLQEVRQWGRQAAQAAEQLDLVLLDLWFSDFLGHAQDVMAARNYLLHLNAFLEGLLEQEVKIIMTSDHGNMEDTTIKTHTFAQVPFVAHGFSASPVKDIAAAGAEIKKLLGLTSSQG